A section of the Paenibacillus odorifer genome encodes:
- a CDS encoding DUF7507 domain-containing protein, protein MRIIPLVVRATINATGAITFTGNTLGLSRSDTIGVPGTLDSIGGFTTVNTSSTFGTYPSGTTSLYTSNSSAAILVLPSGSTVLYAELIWGGTYINGNVNLSSAINNPVSFITPAGTTFSVTPDSATSNVVDLGGGASAYVRSANVTSIIQQGGAGTYTTGGVVGTIVIPSDSTANHAGWTLGVIYQNTALPFRNMSLRAGAILVQANSAPVSTTITGFATPITGALGGRALFSAQEGDANRSGDQALFGPTSATLVALSGPNNFANNFFASQINNDAGNLNTTGTFGNRNQINGNPGTNIIGGRQGWDITNVDVSARLINNQSSAVLQLTTSGDAYVLNGNAIQVDINAPKINLTKSANVAGPIVGDTVTYTVTVSNTGTAGAASVVLSDALPAGSTFVTGSVVVAGVSRPTFDITAGISLGSLALSSSITVTYQAKVTSLPPSPQNIANTANAAFTFQSVAGGPIMTGVIPSNTVTLPVYSPVLNIVKSASTTNATVGDQITYTLQITNTGNIGAVTTLTDNIPSGSSYVAGSFTVNGNPIAGNPATGIAIGTVAAGGSSTVQFRVIVNSLPSPPQLVDQASAAYTFQVPDGRTVAGSASSNILSIPVRTPNVTVVKSAGFADVTVGDILLYTSVISNNGIAAITNVSLSDTIPAGTSLVPGSVTVAGVSQPSANPGTGISVGTIAPGSSVAVTFQVNVISLPSTAQLLNKSSASFSSGAFTGISVSNTTTTPVYQPVIQIAKSSNVSSATVGGNILYTLNVQNSGNIGAAVTLSDNIPSGSTFVSGSVTVNGVARPADSPLTGINLGTLASGAAVPVTFLVSVQSLPAPPVLNNQGSSNYTYQLPSGRSFSGTSLSNTLTIPVSAPNITLTKTANLTNIAVGENLTYSVVVSNPSSVTVTNVVVSDPIPTGGAFVAGSVTVNGSTVAAANPSTGIAIGSIAAGSSVTVSFRVNVATLPSPAQFTNRASASFTSGAFTGSSLSNTIVTPVFQPILSMVKSANAAQASVGGSLSYSILISNTGNIAATLLVTDILPPQAVFDTNSVIIGGTPLPGYNPATGIPVGPLAPGDSVTVSFLVTITALPPSQVLLNSASATYNFTLPDGRQLGGNVVSNTLSVPVSAPNVSVVKSVNAATAVTGDILTFTSVLTNNSIATVSNIILSDPLPENVAFIPGTVIVSGTPLPLAVPSAGIPIGSLSPGATATVTFEVRITMPIPSQINNQSSVSFTSGVFSGSSSSNITTTPVIQPQISLLKSAADGDGDFDALVVGDSVIYTVLVSNTGNLAANLTLTDNIPAGTVFVPNSVIVGGMPQPGSAPDTGIAVGNVAPGASIAVSFTVDIISLPTPQQISNQASASFTFTPPDGRPLSGTAVSNTVTLQVSAPNIVVTKSTTSTSVAVGETVTYNVNITNNGIESVTSVLLNDPTPVGSTFVTGSVSVNGVPFPNLNPASGISIGTLAAGASALVTYSVTVISVPPTASLINQASVTFTSGVISSSTFSNTVTVPVFQPNIAVVKSASTANATVGDSVSYTLTVSNTGNYAANLTLTDNIPAGTTFVPNSVLINGLPLAQADPSTGIAAGIIQPGGTTVVIFTVDITSLPSPQQLVNQGTAAYSFTLPDGRTLNGSALSNTVTIPVSSPNIAVVKTTTTTSTTVGDTITYSIALTNNGIATVNNVVFTDALPAGTTFVTGSVLVDGVPRTGVSPAIGVTLGSIAPGVTVTVAFTVNVVSLPPTGLLNNQSTVSFTSGVVSNVAFSNIVTTPVYLPILAAAKSSNSVNATVGDTITYTINVTNTGNYGALATLSDTIPAGTTFIPNSVLIQGAPAPGADPAAGISLGVISANGSLSVMFSVLITTLPASQQLLNQASVAFAYTLPDGRTFNNSINSNTTTISVSSPNVIVTKSSTATDAVVGDTITYNFTVTNSGIANISNVNLSDPIPAGSSFVAGSVTVDGTPRPSANPANGISLGTLAPGASFQVSFNTIVNVLPNPATLSNQASVSFTSGAFSGSSFSNTLVILVYQPIIVVVKGADRTAATVGDTITYSLNVTNTGNLIANVVITDTIPNGAVFVPNSVLVNGVPQPGSDPSTGLSIGAVAPGSTVTVTITLQVTIASLPSPQQLVNQATANFTFTPPDGRSLTGSSVSNVLIIPVSSPDVSVVKSTTSIDAVVGDIITYTIVVTNLGISPVNNVIMVDPIPAGSQFVTGSITVDGAPRPSGSPASGIVIGTIAAGASSTITFQVQVVAL, encoded by the coding sequence GTGAGAATCATTCCACTAGTCGTACGGGCAACGATCAATGCGACCGGTGCTATCACATTTACCGGCAACACGCTTGGACTTAGCCGCTCCGATACGATCGGAGTGCCAGGGACACTAGACAGCATCGGTGGCTTTACTACTGTTAATACTTCATCAACATTTGGTACCTATCCTAGCGGAACTACTAGTCTTTATACAAGCAACAGTTCAGCAGCCATACTGGTCCTACCCTCAGGCAGTACCGTACTGTATGCGGAGCTAATCTGGGGCGGTACCTATATTAACGGAAATGTAAACCTTAGTTCGGCCATTAACAACCCTGTCTCCTTCATAACCCCTGCCGGCACTACATTCAGTGTTACTCCTGATTCAGCAACGAGCAACGTAGTCGATTTGGGAGGTGGTGCATCAGCATATGTTCGTTCCGCCAACGTGACCAGCATTATCCAACAAGGCGGTGCCGGCACCTACACCACTGGCGGTGTAGTGGGTACGATTGTTATCCCTAGTGATTCTACAGCCAACCATGCGGGCTGGACGCTGGGTGTAATCTACCAAAATACAGCCTTACCTTTTCGCAATATGTCCCTTCGGGCAGGTGCAATACTTGTACAGGCAAACTCAGCTCCGGTATCCACTACAATAACTGGATTTGCCACACCCATTACTGGTGCGCTTGGCGGCAGAGCGTTATTCAGCGCGCAGGAGGGGGATGCCAACCGTTCGGGGGATCAGGCATTATTTGGTCCAACCTCTGCTACACTTGTTGCTTTATCGGGACCTAATAACTTTGCCAACAACTTTTTTGCATCGCAGATTAACAATGATGCAGGTAACCTAAACACAACGGGTACCTTTGGAAACCGCAACCAAATAAACGGAAATCCAGGAACCAACATTATCGGTGGTCGCCAAGGCTGGGATATTACCAATGTTGACGTCTCCGCACGGCTGATAAACAATCAATCTTCAGCCGTATTACAATTAACCACCTCAGGCGATGCTTATGTACTCAACGGTAATGCCATACAGGTTGATATCAATGCTCCAAAAATAAACCTCACTAAAAGCGCTAATGTAGCCGGCCCCATAGTCGGTGATACGGTAACTTATACGGTGACTGTCAGTAATACAGGAACAGCGGGAGCAGCAAGTGTCGTTTTATCAGATGCGCTGCCGGCAGGATCCACTTTTGTAACTGGAAGCGTAGTTGTTGCTGGTGTCTCCAGACCTACTTTTGATATTACAGCAGGAATCTCACTAGGCTCATTAGCTTTAAGCAGTTCAATAACTGTTACATATCAAGCCAAAGTCACTTCATTACCACCAAGTCCGCAAAATATCGCTAATACCGCTAATGCTGCCTTTACATTTCAAAGTGTAGCCGGAGGCCCTATCATGACCGGGGTCATTCCATCTAATACAGTAACCTTACCTGTATATTCACCCGTCCTTAACATTGTGAAATCAGCCAGTACTACCAATGCTACGGTTGGAGATCAGATCACCTATACCCTTCAAATCACTAACACAGGAAATATCGGCGCGGTAACAACACTTACTGATAATATTCCTTCAGGCAGCTCTTATGTCGCAGGTAGCTTCACCGTCAATGGAAATCCTATCGCCGGTAACCCTGCCACAGGGATTGCTATCGGTACGGTTGCCGCCGGTGGCAGTTCTACTGTTCAATTTCGGGTCATCGTGAATAGCCTACCTTCTCCGCCACAGCTGGTCGACCAAGCAAGCGCCGCTTATACGTTTCAAGTTCCAGATGGGCGAACAGTAGCTGGATCTGCCTCGTCCAACATTTTGTCTATTCCAGTTAGAACACCTAATGTTACCGTAGTCAAAAGCGCTGGATTCGCCGACGTAACTGTCGGAGATATACTACTCTACACCTCTGTAATCAGCAACAACGGAATTGCAGCAATTACCAACGTGTCACTCTCAGATACCATCCCTGCGGGTACATCGCTGGTCCCCGGAAGTGTCACTGTCGCCGGTGTATCGCAACCCTCAGCTAATCCTGGAACAGGGATTTCTGTCGGTACCATCGCTCCAGGAAGCTCCGTCGCAGTCACTTTTCAAGTCAACGTTATCTCATTACCAAGTACCGCTCAGCTATTGAATAAATCTAGTGCCTCTTTTAGCTCGGGTGCTTTTACTGGCATTTCAGTCTCAAACACGACGACAACTCCCGTGTATCAGCCTGTAATCCAAATTGCAAAAAGCTCGAACGTTTCCAGTGCAACTGTAGGCGGCAATATTCTTTATACGTTAAATGTGCAGAATTCTGGAAATATCGGGGCGGCTGTAACCCTGAGCGACAATATTCCTTCAGGAAGCACCTTTGTCTCGGGAAGTGTAACTGTTAACGGTGTTGCTAGACCTGCTGACTCTCCACTTACAGGAATTAACTTAGGTACTTTAGCTTCAGGGGCAGCTGTTCCTGTGACCTTCCTTGTCTCTGTGCAATCTCTGCCTGCTCCACCTGTTCTGAATAACCAAGGCAGCAGCAATTACACCTACCAACTGCCAAGTGGAAGATCATTCTCCGGGACCAGTCTATCCAATACCCTAACCATTCCGGTCTCCGCTCCAAACATTACACTAACCAAAACTGCAAATCTAACTAATATAGCAGTTGGAGAAAATCTGACTTATTCAGTCGTAGTGTCCAACCCAAGCAGCGTCACTGTCACTAACGTTGTTGTCTCTGACCCTATTCCTACGGGGGGAGCATTTGTAGCAGGCAGTGTGACTGTCAACGGTTCGACGGTAGCAGCGGCTAACCCAAGTACAGGTATAGCAATCGGAAGTATCGCCGCGGGCAGCTCTGTCACGGTGTCTTTTAGAGTGAATGTCGCTACCTTGCCAAGTCCAGCACAGTTTACAAACAGAGCCAGCGCCTCCTTCACCTCTGGAGCGTTTACCGGTTCTTCGCTCTCAAACACGATAGTAACACCTGTATTTCAGCCCATCCTTAGTATGGTCAAAAGTGCCAATGCAGCACAGGCATCTGTAGGGGGATCTCTCTCATACTCCATCCTGATCAGCAACACCGGGAATATTGCAGCTACTCTATTAGTAACTGATATCCTGCCACCCCAAGCCGTGTTTGACACGAATAGTGTAATTATTGGAGGAACGCCTTTGCCCGGATATAATCCGGCAACTGGCATTCCAGTAGGACCGCTCGCTCCAGGTGACAGTGTCACCGTAAGTTTTCTGGTCACGATCACAGCACTGCCTCCATCACAAGTATTGCTGAACTCTGCTTCAGCGACATATAATTTCACCCTTCCAGACGGGCGTCAGCTCGGTGGAAATGTAGTGTCCAATACGCTCTCTGTCCCAGTGTCTGCCCCTAACGTCAGTGTTGTAAAAAGCGTAAACGCTGCTACTGCTGTTACTGGTGATATCCTTACCTTTACCTCTGTATTGACCAACAACAGTATTGCAACAGTAAGCAATATCATTCTCAGCGATCCTCTGCCTGAGAATGTAGCTTTCATTCCCGGAACCGTAATTGTAAGTGGCACTCCCCTGCCGCTAGCAGTTCCGTCCGCCGGCATTCCAATCGGTAGTTTGAGCCCTGGCGCCACAGCTACCGTAACATTCGAGGTGAGGATAACAATGCCGATACCATCACAGATTAACAATCAGTCGTCTGTCAGTTTTACATCCGGTGTATTCTCCGGTTCTTCTTCATCTAATATCACAACTACACCAGTTATTCAGCCCCAAATCTCCTTATTAAAAAGTGCCGCTGATGGAGACGGCGATTTCGATGCTTTAGTTGTCGGTGATTCTGTCATCTACACAGTGCTTGTTAGCAACACAGGTAATCTGGCTGCAAATCTTACGCTAACTGATAACATTCCAGCAGGTACAGTTTTTGTTCCTAATAGTGTCATTGTAGGTGGCATGCCTCAACCCGGATCAGCCCCTGATACAGGGATAGCTGTAGGAAATGTCGCTCCTGGTGCCAGTATTGCAGTCAGCTTCACCGTTGATATCATCTCCCTGCCAACACCTCAGCAGATTAGTAATCAGGCTTCTGCAAGCTTTACCTTTACTCCGCCTGACGGTAGACCGTTATCTGGGACTGCGGTGTCTAACACTGTAACTTTACAAGTCTCTGCTCCTAACATTGTCGTTACCAAGAGCACTACTTCAACATCAGTTGCTGTTGGTGAAACGGTCACTTACAACGTCAATATAACTAATAATGGTATAGAATCTGTTACTAGCGTCTTACTCAATGATCCTACACCGGTAGGGAGTACTTTTGTAACAGGCAGCGTGTCTGTCAACGGAGTTCCATTCCCGAACTTGAATCCTGCTTCGGGGATATCTATCGGTACTCTAGCAGCTGGTGCATCAGCGCTGGTTACCTACAGTGTTACTGTTATCTCCGTCCCTCCTACAGCTTCACTCATCAATCAGGCATCCGTTACCTTCACTTCAGGCGTTATTTCAAGCTCCACTTTTTCTAATACTGTTACAGTCCCTGTGTTCCAGCCGAACATTGCCGTAGTCAAGAGTGCTAGTACAGCCAATGCCACGGTTGGCGATTCCGTTAGCTACACACTGACAGTGAGTAACACAGGAAACTATGCTGCTAATTTAACACTGACGGATAATATTCCCGCAGGTACCACTTTCGTTCCGAATAGTGTGCTCATCAACGGCCTCCCTTTAGCGCAAGCGGATCCTTCCACCGGAATTGCAGCTGGAATAATACAGCCTGGAGGAACGACCGTAGTCATTTTCACGGTTGACATCACTTCATTGCCTAGTCCTCAGCAACTGGTCAATCAAGGAACCGCAGCATACAGCTTCACCTTACCCGACGGACGTACACTTAATGGGTCTGCACTCTCTAACACCGTCACTATTCCGGTCTCCTCACCTAATATTGCTGTAGTTAAAACTACAACCACAACATCAACTACAGTCGGTGACACTATTACTTATTCCATAGCTTTAACTAATAACGGGATTGCCACTGTAAATAATGTGGTCTTCACAGACGCCCTTCCTGCCGGCACCACCTTTGTGACAGGCAGCGTGCTTGTGGACGGTGTGCCTCGCACAGGAGTTAGCCCAGCTATTGGAGTGACCCTAGGCAGCATAGCACCCGGTGTAACCGTAACTGTTGCTTTTACCGTAAATGTAGTTTCACTGCCGCCTACTGGATTGTTAAATAATCAGTCAACAGTCAGCTTCACCTCAGGTGTTGTCTCAAATGTAGCCTTCTCAAATATCGTCACGACGCCTGTCTATCTGCCTATCCTTGCAGCAGCAAAAAGCTCCAATTCAGTCAATGCTACCGTTGGGGATACGATTACTTATACTATAAATGTGACCAACACAGGTAACTACGGAGCTTTAGCAACCCTGAGTGACACCATTCCAGCGGGTACAACGTTTATTCCAAACAGTGTACTCATTCAAGGCGCTCCTGCTCCAGGAGCAGACCCAGCTGCCGGGATCTCACTGGGGGTAATCTCCGCGAATGGAAGCCTGTCTGTAATGTTCTCAGTGCTTATCACAACATTGCCGGCAAGCCAACAGCTGCTCAATCAAGCTTCCGTCGCGTTTGCATACACACTTCCAGATGGACGGACATTTAACAATTCGATCAATTCCAATACAACAACAATCTCAGTATCCTCACCGAACGTTATCGTCACTAAATCTTCGACAGCTACCGATGCCGTTGTTGGGGATACCATCACTTATAACTTCACTGTTACCAACAGCGGAATAGCAAATATCAGTAACGTTAACCTCAGTGATCCAATACCTGCAGGCTCTAGCTTTGTCGCTGGCAGTGTGACCGTAGATGGCACTCCACGCCCTAGCGCCAACCCAGCGAACGGGATCTCGCTCGGTACACTTGCACCGGGAGCATCTTTCCAAGTCTCGTTCAACACGATTGTCAATGTGCTTCCTAATCCTGCAACGCTTAGTAATCAGGCTTCCGTCAGTTTCACCTCCGGCGCATTCTCAGGATCTTCTTTCTCAAATACACTTGTTATTCTGGTATATCAACCTATCATTGTAGTTGTCAAAGGGGCGGACAGAACCGCCGCAACTGTCGGAGATACGATTACTTACTCCTTAAATGTGACGAATACTGGTAACCTCATAGCAAATGTAGTTATTACCGATACCATTCCGAACGGAGCTGTCTTTGTTCCAAACAGCGTGCTCGTGAATGGGGTACCACAACCAGGATCAGATCCATCTACTGGCTTAAGCATTGGGGCGGTAGCTCCGGGAAGTACAGTAACAGTAACGATTACCTTACAGGTTACTATTGCGTCCCTGCCTTCACCGCAGCAGTTGGTCAATCAAGCTACAGCAAATTTCACATTCACACCGCCAGATGGACGTTCACTCACGGGCTCCTCTGTCTCAAACGTCCTCATTATCCCTGTATCTTCTCCGGACGTAAGTGTGGTTAAGAGCACTACTTCTATTGATGCGGTTGTTGGCGATATCATTACCTATACGATAGTTGTCACCAACTTAGGGATTTCACCAGTCAATAACGTCATCATGGTTGACCCTATTCCAGCTGGCAGCCAGTTCGTAACGGGAAGTATTACCGTAGATGGAGCCCCTCGTCCTAGTGGCAGTCCGGCTTCGGGAATCGTAATTGGTACAATTGCTGCAGGTGCTTCTTCAACCATTACCTTCCAGGTTCAGGTAGTAGCGTTATGA
- a CDS encoding methyltransferase domain-containing protein: MRIDIGCGSNKEAGYLGIDRIAGPDVDIVCDICQEIPLPDNSAEFVMASRVLPYVDNLFAALSEIHRISIHKAVVCILAPYAHSFAHMSNPAFKQKFDEYTPRHFTGSFFQPPSGPVCPAIPDYPVPAPPFDYRLLRMELFYQHPYEDPLYETEELEILKTLQANVVHEIMYHFVVVKHNINDQELELMSRSHYPEPHVLVERRLKSQNRHFFL, encoded by the coding sequence TTGAGAATCGATATCGGCTGTGGATCTAATAAGGAAGCAGGTTATCTCGGGATCGATCGGATCGCGGGTCCTGATGTAGATATTGTCTGTGACATTTGCCAAGAGATTCCTCTCCCTGACAATAGTGCTGAGTTTGTTATGGCTAGCCGTGTACTGCCTTATGTGGACAATTTATTCGCAGCCCTGTCGGAAATTCACAGAATTAGCATCCATAAAGCAGTTGTTTGCATCCTAGCACCCTATGCCCACAGCTTTGCCCATATGTCCAACCCTGCCTTCAAGCAGAAGTTTGACGAATATACCCCCCGGCATTTTACAGGATCCTTCTTCCAGCCTCCATCCGGTCCAGTTTGCCCAGCTATTCCAGACTACCCTGTACCCGCACCACCCTTCGATTATCGGTTGCTGCGGATGGAGTTATTCTATCAGCATCCTTATGAAGATCCGCTTTACGAAACTGAAGAACTAGAAATACTAAAGACCCTTCAAGCAAATGTAGTGCATGAAATCATGTACCATTTTGTCGTAGTCAAGCACAATATCAACGATCAGGAGTTAGAGCTGATGAGCAGAAGCCATTATCCTGAACCTCATGTTCTTGTCGAACGAAGACTTAAATCACAAAACAGACATTTTTTTCTATAA
- a CDS encoding IS3 family transposase (programmed frameshift), which produces MEQKKYTALEKLTILQEIERGDIGLKAAARKYGISKNSIVKWRQRYQLYGYEGLEVRSYNRTYSAELKLYAVKDYLEGGLSQNQIICKYKIASATQLANWIRKYNGHSNSLTAHSGGTKAMTKGRVTTWQERINIVLYCLSNGEDYAKAASHFHVSYQQVYSWVKKYEAGGEEALRDGRGRTKAPEELTEADRHKLAMQKLEYENARLRAEKCFSKKVRGTRKEEALRTIRQVNIYLAIQAVQQEQSCSIRLLCDIAGISRSSYYKWLNRKPSFREADNEKLTEAMLLLYEKVERTFGYRQLTLHLRRQMDKSINAKRVYRLMRCQGIQSVIRRKRKKYVGSTPQQVAENVLNRNFEAEAPNQKWVTDVTEFKYGNGKKAYLSAIKDLYDKSIVAYVLGHSNNNSLVFNTLELALQAAPESRTLLHSDRGFQYTSLHFKKMLDDAELKQSMSRVGCCIDNSPMESFWGTLKCEKYYLHTYQTFEELQTDIDTYIHFYKNERLQAKLNGLSPIEFRTKAA; this is translated from the exons ATGGAACAAAAAAAGTATACAGCACTGGAAAAGTTAACGATTCTCCAAGAAATTGAACGGGGCGACATTGGTTTGAAAGCTGCGGCCCGGAAGTATGGAATATCCAAAAACTCTATAGTGAAGTGGCGGCAACGTTATCAATTGTATGGATACGAAGGGCTGGAAGTCCGAAGCTACAATCGTACGTATTCTGCAGAACTTAAACTCTATGCCGTTAAGGATTATCTCGAGGGAGGATTGTCGCAAAACCAAATCATCTGCAAGTATAAGATTGCAAGTGCAACCCAACTCGCCAACTGGATTAGGAAGTATAATGGTCATAGCAACAGCTTAACAGCTCATTCAGGAGGAACTAAAGCTATGACCAAAGGACGCGTAACCACTTGGCAGGAACGGATAAATATCGTGCTGTACTGCCTTTCGAACGGAGAAGACTATGCGAAGGCGGCAAGCCATTTTCACGTGTCTTACCAACAAGTATATAGCTGGGTAAAGAAGTACGAAGCAGGTGGTGAAGAGGCATTACGAGACGGTAGAGGACGCACCAAAGCGCCTGAAGAACTTACGGAAGCAGATCGCCACAAACTCGCGATGCAAAAGCTGGAATACGAGAATGCACGCCTGCGTGCGGAGA AATGCTTTTCTAAAAAAGTTAGAGGAACTCGAAAAGAGGAGGCGTTAAGAACCATTCGCCAGGTGAATATCTACCTGGCCATTCAGGCTGTTCAGCAGGAACAGTCTTGCTCCATTCGGCTTTTGTGTGACATCGCAGGGATTTCACGGTCAAGTTATTACAAATGGTTGAATCGCAAACCCAGTTTTCGAGAGGCTGACAACGAGAAACTGACAGAGGCCATGCTCCTCTTGTATGAGAAGGTGGAACGAACCTTTGGGTATCGCCAATTGACCCTGCATTTGCGCAGACAAATGGATAAATCTATTAACGCAAAGCGAGTGTACCGGCTGATGAGATGCCAAGGTATCCAGTCAGTCATCCGCAGAAAGAGAAAGAAGTATGTAGGCTCCACGCCTCAGCAGGTTGCAGAGAATGTGCTGAACCGTAATTTTGAGGCTGAAGCTCCAAACCAAAAATGGGTAACGGATGTAACGGAATTCAAATACGGCAACGGCAAGAAGGCGTATTTAAGTGCAATAAAAGATCTGTATGACAAGTCCATTGTTGCTTACGTTCTGGGTCATTCCAATAATAATTCGCTAGTTTTTAACACACTGGAATTAGCTTTGCAGGCAGCACCGGAGAGCCGAACCTTACTCCATAGCGACCGTGGTTTCCAGTATACCTCTCTGCATTTTAAGAAGATGCTGGACGATGCAGAACTGAAGCAAAGCATGTCCCGAGTAGGCTGCTGCATTGACAATTCGCCGATGGAATCCTTCTGGGGAACATTGAAATGTGAGAAGTACTACTTACATACCTACCAGACCTTTGAAGAACTCCAAACAGATATTGATACCTACATTCACTTTTATAAAAACGAACGGTTACAGGCAAAACTAAACGGCCTCAGTCCCATTGAATTTAGGACTAAGGCCGCTTAA